The Deinococcus fonticola genome contains the following window.
CTGGAAACGCTGGCCAAAGCGGTGGCGGCCCGGGGCATCCGGGCCGTGGGCGAGGTGCGGGTGGATGATTTCGCGTTCGGTCAGGCCCGCTGGGGCAACGGCTGGATGTGGGATGACACCGAATTTCCGCTGGGGGCCCTGCGCCTGGACAGCGACGACGGCACGTATCTGCGCCTGGTGGTGGACAGCGAAGAAGCCAAAGCGGGCCTGCAACCCAACCCGGCCCTGCTGACCGACGCCAGCAGCCTGGCCCTCAGCGTCGGAGAGCGGTTGGCGGCCCTGCTGCGGGCCAGCGGAGTGGAAGTCGGTTCGGTAAAGCGGGCGAAAGCCGAGGGAGGCGACACCCCTGTGGCCGAAGTTTCCTCGGCGCCGTTGGGAACCCTGATTCGCCTGACGAACAAACCCAGCGACAACATCTACGCCGAGCAGCTGCGGGCGGCCCTGGGCGTCGGGGCGGACGGCACGCCCAGCAGCGAGACCAGCGCCAGTCGAACCACCGGCACTTTTCTGAAAACCGCCGGATACGCCGGCGACGATTACCGCCTGCGCGACGGCAGCGGCCTGACCCGTTACAACCTGCTGACCCCGCGCCTGCTGAACACCGTGCTGCGGTTTGCCTACGTGAACCCGCCCGGCACCACACTGTCCGCCGCCGAAGCCTTCAAACAGAAGAAGAATCTGTTTATCGAGAGCCTGCCCGTTGCGGGAACAGGGGACGCCACCCCCGAAGCGAAGGAGAACGGCGGCACGCTCAGGAACCGCCTGAAAGACGCGGGGCTGGATGTCCGGGCCAAGACCGGCAGCATGACCGGCGTGGCCAGCCTCAGCGGTTACCTCACGGCCCGGAGCGGGCGGGTGCTGGCCTTCACGCTGATGATGGACAATTACCCCGCCGGAATCAGCGACCTGAACCGCTGGCAGGACGAACTGGTTCAGGCGCTCGCCGCGAAGTACTGAGGGAAGTGGCCCTGAGCACAGGTACAAAAACTCAGCCCTTTTTACCCTGGCTTAACGGCCGCGCCTACACTGTTCCCCATGAGGCTGCTGTTTGTCGAGGATGACCCGCGCATTGCGGAACCCACGCTGGGCGCCCTGCGTGAGGCCGGGTACGCGGTCACGTGGGCGCAGACCGGGCCGGACGGCCTCGAGCAGGGCATGCTGGGCGATTTCCCGTTGATGATTCTGGATGTCATGCTGCCAGGCATGGACGGCTTTGAGCTGGCCCGTGAACTGCGCGGCAACGGCGTGGAGTCCTCGATTCTGTTCCTGACTGCGCGGGGTGAGGTGGCCGACCGCGTGGAAGGCCTGGATCTGGGCGGGGACGCTTACATGGTCAAGCCTTTTGCCGTGCCGGAACTGCTGGCGAACCTGCGGGCCCTGTCGCGCCGGGAGCGCGGTCAGGCGCTGCCCCGCGTGACCTTTGGTGCAGGGCGCGGCAGCATCGACACGGTGGCCCGCACCGTCACCTGGGACAGTCAGGAGGCCGCCACCACCGCCCGCGAGTACGCCCTGCTCGAAGCCCTGGCCTTGACGCCGGAACGCTGGTTCACGCGCGAGGAACTGCTCGACCGGGTGTGGGGGCCGGAATTCGACGGCGAGTCGCGGATTGTGGACGTGTACGTGCGTTACCTGCGGCGCAAACTGGCCCCAGAAGCCATCAACAGCGAGCGTGGCCGTGGATACCGCGTCCAGAAGTGAAGTGATGGCCCTCTATGGTGGCCCTCTATGGCTCTGAGCCTGCGAACCCGCTGGGGCATGTGGGCCGCCCTGGCGACGGGCCTGTCGGTGCTGCTGGTGGCCGCCGGGCTGTTTTTCACGGTCACGGCACTGATGCGCCGCTCGCAGGAGGAGAAGGTGATCGGGGCGGTTCAGGCGGTGCAGAACCTCATCGAGCGCCAGCATGACAACTTCAATTATCAGGTGACGGGCCAGGTGTTCATCAACCCGCGTGACCTGGAACGCATCGCCGACGGCAGTGGGCAACGCACCGGGCTGGAATTGCGGCTGCTGCTCAGCAGCAACGGCCAGACGCAGAACTTCTCCACGCGGCAATTTCCCAGTGGCGTTTCCAGCACCCTGAAGCCTGGCCGTTACGAGCTGGATGACGAGTACGTGCTGGTCAACC
Protein-coding sequences here:
- the dacB gene encoding D-alanyl-D-alanine carboxypeptidase/D-alanyl-D-alanine-endopeptidase; translated protein: MPSVSSAQNAADPLTILERGPRKADGTPAARAHVGALVQDALTGEELLAWHDTDAFTPASTTKVITTAAALYTLGADFTFKTAVLAPAASGERVEHLTLRGTGDPTLREKGEGNTLETLAKAVAARGIRAVGEVRVDDFAFGQARWGNGWMWDDTEFPLGALRLDSDDGTYLRLVVDSEEAKAGLQPNPALLTDASSLALSVGERLAALLRASGVEVGSVKRAKAEGGDTPVAEVSSAPLGTLIRLTNKPSDNIYAEQLRAALGVGADGTPSSETSASRTTGTFLKTAGYAGDDYRLRDGSGLTRYNLLTPRLLNTVLRFAYVNPPGTTLSAAEAFKQKKNLFIESLPVAGTGDATPEAKENGGTLRNRLKDAGLDVRAKTGSMTGVASLSGYLTARSGRVLAFTLMMDNYPAGISDLNRWQDELVQALAAKY
- a CDS encoding response regulator transcription factor; this encodes MRLLFVEDDPRIAEPTLGALREAGYAVTWAQTGPDGLEQGMLGDFPLMILDVMLPGMDGFELARELRGNGVESSILFLTARGEVADRVEGLDLGGDAYMVKPFAVPELLANLRALSRRERGQALPRVTFGAGRGSIDTVARTVTWDSQEAATTAREYALLEALALTPERWFTREELLDRVWGPEFDGESRIVDVYVRYLRRKLAPEAINSERGRGYRVQK